The genomic DNA TGGATGTCCAGGTGATGGGTAATGATTCCAGACAGGTCTTTGGCCTCTCACGCATAACACTGTGACAGATACTGGTTCCTGGAAGATCTCTCTAGCACCCAAAATACTCACCATGCTCATTCATTTTCAAGTTTATATTGAACTTTCAGTGTAGTAACCACCATAGACACTTCAAGATCACAACTTCAGGAATGCTGAtttgaagtttttaaataaatttttttactAATCcttgtaacatgaaaaattaaaacccagagacaaatatcgtgtttcaagctgaagatcagaatagCAATGCaaccaagccactagctcttacctcagaccaaaatgggtgatcctgtctccacgaatcctcagagtgcaatgctcTCCCTGACTGGAAACTAAacctcacatgagaccctttgtttcttccttttaaccaccctagtgcagggattaaaggtgtgagctctgttattctttttggctgggcaaactccaaactctgcatctccatgtctgatgtcaaagggcCTCAGATCTCCAAATCCTTTCAATGTTGTTGACTGCAAGGGacttctttttcttgggctgGTTTCACTCCCTCTTAGCAGCTTCCCTGGGAAGTAACCATGGCTCTGCCATCTCAAATATCCTGGGTCTCCAAGGCAATGCAGGCTTCACAGTTCACGCAAAGGCCTCAATAGGCCTCCATGCAGAGAAAACCCTGACACATACCTGGCCTCAGTTGCTTTCCTTAGTAAAGGAGGAATATTCCAAAACCTATGTTTTCTATCAtaattctaaagccagaaccacaagGCTGAAACAgccaagttctgctgcctgctagggctggaacatggcccctcactcaattacatcttcatcagctttctgttttgatGATCTCCTTCGATGCCTAAAATTCACTGTCCtagaactggatctgtagaccaggctggtcctctgtgtgcccagtgctgggattaaaggtgtgtgccacctcatccagctctaagtttttctttaattcctttgcaCAAGTAGGAAACTTAGCTGGCTGGGACCTTTCTCTGAGGTCATCAcgccctttattccatttctaaaCCCATTTAGttccttgaacacagaatttagctcTGTTTGACTTCATGGGGCCTTTTTTCTATTCAGTCTGTACATTCTGTATTTTTCACTGCTCAGATTGCTACTTTTTATTATAAGTCTTTGTTAGAATTAACACttataaccacatgacagagtctatccAAGGGAATTAACCCAAAACTcatcactttagcctcaggcagacttttcagcCAAGggtaaaaagcagccacattcttctcCAAAATATCACAACAATCTCTAGGCCtcatattaatattcttctcctctgtaaTCTCTTGAACCAGGCCCCCACAGTTCACgaaatcacactcagcaccacaGTCTTCCGTGTTTCTACTAGCGTGCCCACTAAGTAACCCTTAAAGCAtgactgcttttctaatccacattCCCAAGGTCCACGTTCCTCCAAACCAAAGCATGGTCAGGTCTATCACAGAAATACCCCAGTCTCCGGTAACAACATCTGTCTCATTTAATGTCTCTATTGCTGCCAAGAGACACCATTACTGCTGAAGGGATGAGCCCCCAAGCctaccccctccccctcccctgctttAGCAGTCATGACaagctgcagaaaagacatgtaggccccTGACACAGCACATGTCTGACCTTGATgggcctgccctagtcactaggaagtcagatacctgcctcgtggcgaggaaccaatcagaagttacctgccagggctgtgctttatggctctgggtgtgctttaaggtaCAAGTGCCACAGCAGTGATATGAAGAGCATATCAacctccctgggagggcctataggccatagcaaccacttgaccaatcaacacaggacaggtcgtcCAAGCCCGGAAGCACACCAATTATGAGACTGTTGCTTAGctctagacactccctttacgtAGCCCAATAAGTTTCCCACCTCTTGGTTCTTCAAGGCTTTCTCCCACCATCTGCCTCCATGAACGGACAAAGGGCCAGAGTTAATGCagttagctctttaaacaacaataaaagactctttgcttttgcatcgtaACAGGTCTCTTGGGgcttcagaatttgggcacaatactacagcaactcttatagaggaaaagacttttaattggggtggcctacatgttcagaggtttagtccatgaccatcatggtggaacaCGGTAgggtacaggcagacatggcgctggagaagGTGGTGAGAGTCTTCAATCTtgacctgcaggcaacaggaagtgatctgagtcactgggtgtggcttgagcatatatgagacctcaaagccacctccacagtgacgtacttcctccaacaaggccataccacaTAATAGTGCCTGAAGATGgcagtttctgtcctgcctggtcccagagccgtttagccccaaataaacacacagagacttataataatttataaactgttggctgatggctaagtcttcttactggctagctctctgttaattattaacccatttctattagtctatgtattgccacaaggctgtggcttacccgtaatctgtcatgttactccttcagcagcacgGTGTCTCTGTGTgggcctctctcccttcctctccccagccttctcctggtctggtagccccatctATGCTTTCTGTCTGGCtattgaaaaaaatcagtgttttattcatcaaccaataagagaaacatatatacagaaggagcTCCCCCATCAAGTGCTGCTCCCTATGAGCTtgtggggaccaattacattcacacTAACATGAAGTCCATTACTGAaacaagtcaggacaggaactcacacaggcaGAAACCTGacagcaggaactgatgcagaggccatggaggggggggggtgctcctcatggctttctcaggctgccttcttacagaacccaggaccaccagcccagagatggcatcTCCCACCTTCAGgtatcaaccactaattaagaaaatgccctataggcttgacTGTAGCAcagtcttatggaagcattttctcaattgaaattccCTCCTCTCCGATGTCAGGTTGACACAAAAACATCCAGGACAGCAGGCATTGTGGCAGCAGATGGGCTCAGACCCACCAGACAAAGGGCAGCTGTGGGGAGGGAAGCTTCTGCCCAGGGAGATGCCAGGCTGGGGCCAGGGGCTGACAGGGAACACAGGTCTACAGGATCCAGAGCCAGGAGGAGCCAGGTCCTGGGATACTCTGGCAATGGAGGAAGTTGAGCCATGGAGACAGGGAAAGCTCCTTCCTTCAGGCTTATCACCTAACCCCAGTTCAGGAGTCCTGCAGAGCACAGGACACAGATGTGTTTCCAGACCTGACTCTGCTGtggtttctctccctccttcaggCCTCTCCTGACAGCATGGTAGTGAGCAGAGAGAACCCCAAGTCAACACTGCTTCAGAGCACACACTCTTCAGTAAGTGCAGGGAACAAGGCTCAGTGCAAACCTCCAGGCGTGACCCTGGGATCTGCATCTTCCTGGTGTTTCTTTCTGGTTCCCATCAACACCATCCCCATATGGTAGGGAAAGCAGATCTGTCTCTGAGGGAGACTGACAGGTGTTATTGAAGCCCAGAATGTCCAAGAATGAGAATAAAATAGACGCTTAAGTGCATGGAGGAAGATCTGTCCCCAGATTCATGTCCCCAGACTCTGAGCTGCTACCTGAGATTCCTCTGGCACCACAGCCCACAGCAGTGAGGCCAGAGCAGACTGTGGACAGAGAGAGGGGCTCAGGAAGCCTCAGGCACACAGCAGCCCCTtggctcttccttctctcttcctctgttcccAGTTCTCAAGTCAGAGTCACCTTAGCTTTCCCATGGCCATATGTTATCACTCCTTAGGATCTAATCCAGTAACTTCAGACTGTTGGGTTCAGAGTTGATTGAAACCTGAGATCACAAGGCCAGTGACATCCCAAGAACAAAGTGTGGATCTTCCCTGAAATGCTATGGGGTCTTGGCCACCACCAGGCTCCTTACCTTTCTGGTTCCTGAAGTAGATGAACAGCCCCAGCCCAAGGAAGAGCAGACCCAGCACGAAGCCCCCGATTCCACTCAGCATCTTGTTCTGTGCAGATGTGGACTGTGCCCCTGAGAAAGGAAGCCAGGTCTAGAGGTTTTCAGCCCAAATTCTGTTTCCCCTTGGGACCTTGAGACTCAGAGCTTAGAATTGGGGAAGCAGCCTGTTCTAGAAGAGCAGGAATTGAACACCCTGCTGATGTTGGAAAGCAATCAAACAGCAAGAGGGTCACAGCATGGAGAGACTTCATATGGCTGCCCTGAGCTGAGCCTCTGAGCTCTGAGGCTGCACTGTCCTGAGGGTGACAGAGCTAAGCAAAGTCAGAGCTGAGACTGGAGCCCCTGAGGTCAGCCGTGACCCTGTGCTTCTTCTTGTCCAACATCTGCATGAGCAACAGCAGAAACACAacccagccagaggcagaggctgcagCCAGGGACAAGCAGGTCCCTGGGCTGTGGTGTCACTGGAAGGCTCAGAAGAGTGTGTGGTGGCCTAACTGCTTCCCCGGGGACCAAGGTCTTTGTAGAAGATCACACACCTACCCCTGTGAGCCATGCTAAAGGATAGCACAGCACAGACCAGTGGAAAGTGTGTGGGCATTGAGAGCTGGCAGGCGGTAAGCCACGCCCCTCCCTGTGGGCGGGGACTCGCAGGGTCAGAGAAAAATGACAAGCAGGGGTATGCCAAGCCCCTCCCTAGTGGGCGGGAATTTGCAAGGACAAGAGCTTTTCACTCACTCCACTCCACTGTGACAGGGCTGGCCAGGCTGGGATGCTCCACTTGGAAGGTGTAAACCTCTCCACTCTGAGGAACTGTCTCCAGCATCACCAGGATCTGAAAGGTCCAGTCTCCATTCTGGATCAGGCCTGTGGGCACGACCCCAGCCTTCTCCTCCTGATCATTCCGGAACCATCTGACTTCAATGTGGCCAGGGTAGAAGCCGCTCACAGAGCAGACCAGGAGGTTGCGGTGCTCCAGGGGTCGAGTCTTTGTCGGGTACATGGTCACCTGGGGCTCAACTAAGAGGACAAAGGGAGGTGAGAATAAGTCATGAGGGCAGAGCTGTCCTCCcaggttgtctgtctgtctatctccttCCACCCAGGGTAAAGTCCAGGGGGACTAAGATTCTAACATAGCTGTCCCAGGTCACACTTTAGCTGGCAGCTCTACTCCCTGGAGGAACCACCAGCTGGAGGTGAACATCCTGGTGGTGAAAGAAAGGCTCATTTCCTAGCTGTGGTAATTTCTCCAACAGCTAAATTACACACATGGGTCCATAGGTTCTGTCTCTTCTTGTCAGAAAAGTGAGGtttgcagtctctatgtgcactGTTGTATGGTCTTGTAAAGCtcccagattttctatttatgatttaaggatttattttgataCTAAAGTATCTtcaattaaatttttgttttgttgttgttgttttgtgtgtttttcaagacagagtttctctgtgtagccctggccatcctggaatttactctgtagaccaggcaggcctttaTTCAAAGACTCACTGGCTCTGCCTTCTGGGGGTGAGAGTAAGGACATataccaccactcccagctttaAGACAAATTTTTCAAAGTTCAGACTTAACAGGGATAAACTTATAAAGTCATAGTTTTATAAAAGCTATTAAATTTTTGTAAGCTGTTGAAGATAATTAAGACATGTAAGTTAGTGGTCAGTAACACCATAAATGATCAGATATTTTAATCCATGTGCTTAGAAACACTCTCACGGTCATGCTAGGTACAATGAAATCCACTTACAGGGACCAGCTCTAGTCAGCCTGATGTATATGTCCTCAGGGTTAATCCTAAAGCAAGTAACTCAAAACAATTAGTTTGTTTAAAGTCAGGTAGACTTGATACATGGTCCTGAAAGTCCTCAGAGATCTGCTAAATATGGCATGCTAAATGTTTCATTACAAAGCTTCCCATGACAAACAGGAGTGAGAGTTCCTAGACGCAACTCTAAGTTCTCCAGGAAATCCACAGGGCACAGGCAGGTAACTCCTCCTGGATGGTGGTAACAACACCACTGGGCAAGGCTCTGATAATGTTGACAGCTAACTATAGCTTTAGGGTTTGCTTGCCCCTCCTGGGAAAACTGCAGCTGCCTGCTCAGTCCATATATTATGTAAAATCAGGCCTCACTTTATAGAGCCATTAGGTCTGCCgctgagaaaggcagacagaaCAGTTTACTTTGCTGGCTTCACATGGAAAGATAAACTCATAAAACAGGTCTCAATGTAACATCCTAATAACCCTCTACTTAAAGCACCTTGATTTGCAATGACCGCTGTCGTTAACCAACCATCTGTGTTCTGTGTCTCgtgatatgaaaataaaagatttgagCCAGCTCTGATGGCCCAGgtcggtaggatttgctgaaggaggcagaggcaggatgatctggagttccaggccagcctagactacacatttaaaaaaaaaaaaagaaaagaaaacattttaagtttaaTTGAGACACGCGGACCTAAGACAGTCATTTAAGCTGTATAAATGCAAgttgtaaaggtggaaggagccTCAGGAAAATACGAGATGTTTCagatctctttcctctctgtgcgattgttatattaatatttcaaaagttcagagttttagcaatggcagcacacacctttattcccagcactctggaagcagaggcaggtagatctctgagcttgaggccaaccttgtcctcagggagaattccaggacagacagagctatgaagagaaactctgtctcaaaacaatacaaaacaaaagttcagagttttaaCATTAATCAATGGAGTTCTGATAAACTATTAATCTAGCTCTACCAAAGTATTGCTAATGTCATCATAGTCACAagctcaatattttaaatttctttggttgttttctaagtATAGTCTTAAAAGTGTTTCTCATGCTGAAAACATCTCTGCCCTATCTATTtatatctatctctctctaaatatttgtgtgacccctctctctctcctcctccctctccttcttcctctatcctctccctcctccctcccctctctctcttttcccttcctccctcccccgtCCTCACCTCTCTGCAGCACAGTTAATAGCCCCACAATGGCATAGTTGAATCTGCAGAATGTGTCCACCTTGGCCGGCTTCTGCTCCAGGAAGCCCTCCTGGCTGCTCCAGTACTCGGCTTGGATCTTCCCAGCTTAGTAACTGCTTGGTTCTTGCCCATGCTGCTGTCAAATCGCAAGTGTTCCTCCTGGTTGTAGATGTGTCTCTGCA from Cricetulus griseus strain 17A/GY chromosome 1 unlocalized genomic scaffold, alternate assembly CriGri-PICRH-1.0 chr1_0, whole genome shotgun sequence includes the following:
- the LOC100774703 gene encoding LOW QUALITY PROTEIN: H-2 class II histocompatibility antigen, E-S beta chain (The sequence of the model RefSeq protein was modified relative to this genomic sequence to represent the inferred CDS: inserted 3 bases in 3 codons; substituted 1 base at 1 genomic stop codon), yielding MMGPWLPRGSCVAAVVLTLMALSPXVALVRDPRSCFLQQVKXEXHFSSGMERAWYLQRHIYNQEEHLRFDSSMGKNQAVTKLGRSXAEYWSSQEGFLEQKPAKVDTFCRFNYAIVGLLTVLQRVEPQVTMYPTKTRPLEHRNLLVCSVSGFYPGHIEVRWFRNDQEEKAGVVPTGLIQNGDWTFQILVMLETVPQSGEVYTFQVEHPSLASPVTVEWRAQSTSAQNKMLSGIGGFVLGLLFLGLGLFIYFRNQKVCSGLTAVGCGARGISGSSSESGDMNLGTDLPPCT